Within Vigna unguiculata cultivar IT97K-499-35 chromosome 2, ASM411807v1, whole genome shotgun sequence, the genomic segment AAGGAGGTACAAATCTTTCCCTCATAGCTTGCTTCATTTGCGCCTATGAATTAATTTGTAATCTTCTTCCTCGGGCTATATCCAAAGTGATTTGATTCCACCAATTCATAGCGTAGTTAATGTATCTTCATCCTCATAATCATAAGAACTAAAGATATGGTCAAGCTTCACagcggatcttgaccaaaattATTGGGGAAGCCAagtaatatacttaaaatttatatatttaccaTTACTGTTacttattcaataaaaaataaatagataatttagtatagttataactataaaagaaactACACATATACGAAGaattttccattattttttcatattcttgaacttatcaaattattcaatcataactaaatttttcagtgttttttttcaatataaataactatattatctacaaatattcattttccattttactaatgtgcacatatcaatttaaaagtcatcacaaacattttatttcattgttatgcGGTGACCAACTATATTGTCTTGTTTTGATCTTCACTtctcttttatcaattttaaaaaatggatttattcttttgtttttcatcaatttacctatttaaaaaataagtttaagactaaaaaataatttatcataatctaataaaaaattaagagacaacaaaaaattatgataatcaagtccacttaaaaattgtctataaaaaatcacataatacattacttactcttttatattcataaaaaataatatacaaaatgtcatgagataaaaaatagtgctaaatattaaacaagtatttcaCTATAAAGTGAGACAagtttttttctataaaaatggaagaaaagatataaagaatgagaacaaaaataatgagtttctatttaactttttttctttggtaaaaaaagaaattaggtaAAGGTGAGAGATGactaaaacatatgaaaaactcaaaagacaataaaaagaaaaataaaaattatcttaatatttttttttgatttattatatttaattttatatttttctatttattaatattaaatattatactttataaaagaaataaaaataataattaatttaattttcatcaattctttaatataatactatctaatttaaaaagatacatttaatttaaataattttaaaatatatataattttaaaaaaattaaatacatataatttaaaaaaattgaaaaaaaaatggaaaagttTGGTGTGGGGGGGGGGGGCATGGCCCCCGCCTGCTCCTTGAGAGCTCCGCCGCTGAAGCTTCATCTCCCAGGCTAGATAAGCTTCAGGATCATTAGTTGCCTTGAATATCGGAAGTTTGACTAGCATCTTTTCACTTCTATTGTCCTGCTCTGGCTCAATCCATCGTTCTCTCCTTGCTTGAAAATTATGTGCCTCTTCTCTCTTATTACTTCTAGTTCTCCATCATTAGTATGGTGAGATCAAACCGATTTCGCAcaactttctcttcttctttccaTCTCATCTTGTCTTATACTAATTGCTTCGATGGTTGTTTCAAGTCTTTACATCCATGTTTGCATTTGTGTTATTTGTGTAGTGATTCTTTCAACCGCAGGCATGATTGTAGTATTTTTAGGTGAATGAGGAGCTTCATTTTGTGTAGAAGCCATATCCTGCAAAATGgttagtaaaataatagaaattattaaaaccTCACCACTAGCTTATGTGGTTCACTTGAAAGTCCACTCGTGTATCACACGTGTAGGCTTTTTCTCGAATGTAATCTCttgccttttaccactcaaCTTCTCTTTAGCGCTGGGCCAAGAACTCTAGTAGCTTGAACAAAGAGTAAATAATCAGTGTGAAACACATTACAAAATCCAAACttgacttaagaggtccaagaaaACACAAACTTCTAGacaaaaattttatgaattttaaacacacaaaaataataaaagctaGACACAATAAAAATGACTACCCAAAAGAATTTTATTTAGACAACACGGAGATTTCTAGATATTGAttggaaaaacaattttagaacATAAACAAATATTGCAACATATAACGATATTGGACTctttaaacttttcttttcgttttatattcctttttttcttcttaattttgtaGTCACAACACAAGAACTAAAATAACAAACTGTTGCAAAAACAAAGCCCTTCAAAACCCAAAATAATTAGTTGGaacagaaaaacacaaaaacagaTAGATTCTACGAATAAAATGCAGAAATACCCAtttgaaaacaaagaacaaacgacacaattatttgttttcagaaaaacaaaaaattaatatagaagaagaaattCAAACAAGAATCTAGCTTTGATACCAAAATGATACGATCCGTACCGGAAAGATGATgatcttttcaaaatttgaatatcttctgtaaagaacaattaaaataagAGTAAAGAACGTGAACCAGAAAGAGATGGAATGTGCCACAATCTAGTAGATTGATAAGCAAAgaaagattcgccacaaagaagtccctctttgataagaaccaaaTCAAAAGAGTAGACACCAAAATAAGCAATAGATAAATTAAGACACCACAATTCAATCCAAGATTGATAAGTCAATACGTCACGATTGAGATTGATAAGTCTGACGAAGGTTCGCGACAAAGATCATTGTCTTTGataaaacttaataatattCCTGCCACAAAGAACCCAATCTTTGATAAGTCAAGGCGGATTTGCCACAAAGATTTTTGTCTTTGATAAGAACCTtaaggcctaagccaagaaccaagataatcctctctttaatgaactaattttattaatgaatgaAGAGTGATTACAAATGTTGTAGACCTTTGTATTTATAGGccttaaaagatacaagatacAAGataaaatcgaaataaaatatcaaaagatatccaaaatatcaaaagatatccaaaaatatcaaaggatatcaaaatatatcaaaagatattaaaaaaaggcCTACCTATAAAGGCCAAAcaacctatttaaaaaattaaaaacagaattaAAAGTGATGCTAAAAAATAGGCCCAACTATTTATGCTAAAAGTGAACTATAAGCTATGATCTTGATGTTTCGAGGATTTTCAACTTCTTGTATCATCTTAAGTCTTGAAGATATTTGTTCTTCCATCTTTTGAATTCTTGACCTTGTCATAGGCCCCTTGAATTGCCATGGTTCCTATTCTAATTCGTCTTGTATGGTTTCCatggatagtcctctatcactCTACCTTCTATTCAAGGCGACTTTGTTTGACTTTACTCGGTCCGACAGGGCTCTATGTCAGCCGAAACAGACTCGGTTTGACTTCGGCCCAAGCCGACTCGGTTCGACTTTGATCCAGGTCGACTCTACTCAAGCTTCAGCTCGTGTCGGCTCATTCTTTGACCTGGCTTGCTCGACTCGACCTTCGGCCTGACCTCCCTTAGCTCAACCTTCCACTTGCACAGGTTGAGCTCGACCTTCAACTTGGGCCAGCTCAGCTCAACCTTCGACCTAGGGTAGCTTGAGTCGACCTTCGCCCTGGCTGGTTAGGCTTGACCTTCGGCTTGCAGCTAGCTCGGCTCGACCTTCGCTCTGGGCCAATTCGATTGAACTTTCGACTCGTTCTTCGACTCGAGCGGGCTCGACTTGACCTTCAGAATTAAACGAGTCATCTTAACCTTCTACCCAACCCGACTTAACTATGTTGACATGTGGATAATTTTGTCCTAAGCAATAAGCAATCCACAACTTgggaaattttaatttctttgtttttttagtgattttcaaattgtactattttaattatttgaaatatcttCTTAAAATATCCCAATTTCAATTTGCTCATCCAAACAtgttttttccttaaaaaaattttaaattctccaaataaataaattactttattatatttatcattcAAACACACCATAAGCAAACCCCAAATCCCTAGCGTGAACCTCAAATATGAAGCAATGTTGATGATTTTGCTCACAAGGCGAGCAAAGATTGAATAGCGAAGCAATTCTCacatgtggaaaagtatttggaGGGATTGAAGGTTTCAATCAAGGATCTGCTCGTTCAAAAAGAGAGTTGAAATTTCTTCACAACCGGTTAATTCATTTATCTTGGGTaagaatacttttttttttcttcaaaatctcTATAATATGACACAAGTGGATTTACATGATGATAAGATGATAACAAATTACCAATTTCTTTTGGCATCCCATACTTTCTTCCTTGATCtatatctttttaaaagtaaatagtttaaatttttggaaATTAGATTGGtatcaatattacaaaattattttaatttaaaaataaaaaccttaATTCCTTTACTAATTAATCCAATTGATGGGATTGACCGATATGCTTGGGCTGATAACGATTAAACAAGTAAAAAACGAAACAGATTAGACCTGATATATTTCTCATGAGCTTGCACAAAAGAATATACCATTAATACTTATTTGGGAAGATTTGATGTTTTATGCAGGGACTTAATGGGGAAGTTACCATCACATTCCACTACTTTTTGCAGTTTATTCAGGTAACATCGTTACCAGGAAGGAAATCCAAAAGACAAAACTCTTAATTACTCAAACATATATGATAATTGTgctacataaataaatattagaaaaaggAAGAAGTTGAATGTGTTCATATGGCTCTAGGAGGTTTTTCCAGCAATGCAGAGAGATATATCTCATCCTTTGACTTTGGAGATAAAACCCACTTGTGTTTCTTGTACCTTAATTGAAGAAACATGTACATATAGTCATCCAAATCCTTTCTGTTGCAGAAGAACCTGTCTATCCACAATAAACCTCCTGGTCTTAGAATTCTGTCCCAATCATACAGTATAAAGTCCAACAGCAAAAGATCAATCCAACCATCCATAAAACCATGGGTGTGCACCAAGTCCATAGTGTTATCAAAGAATGGAAGCCTTTGGTTTAATGTGACATATAAAGGAACCAAACCCCTTAGAGCTATCATCTCACTGAAAGGAGCCCCAAGGTTGAGTGCAGTTGAGACAATTGTTACATTTTGCTCCCTCATTCTTGCTGCAAATGTGCCAGTGCCAATGCCATAGTCTAGTCCAATCCTAACCTCTCCTGGCTTAATTGCCAAAACTTCACTGATAAGAAAGTCTACAAGAAGTGAACTATTAGCCACCCATTTCAGCTTTTCCTTCTCCATCTCAAAGCATCCACTGCATTTTGAGTAACCCCTTTTTGGGTTATTGCTAGATAAGCACTCAAAGTTTCTGCATTGGTAATTGCCCCACCTAACATTTCTTCCATCTGGTAGTCTCCATAGTGACTCATTCATAGGGTATGGCCTTTGGTACTCCTTTGAGGCCCTTGTCAAACACCTCCTTCTAGGCAAAGGATCACACCCATTAAGCATAAGCTTCTGACCCAAATTCCAATCATCATCACAGTAGGAGCCAATGTCATAGTCCATGTACTTCTCTAGCTCTTTCTTGTACAAAACACAGGCATGACCAATTGTGTTGTAAACCTTGTCTGTACCATACAGGTTCATCTTACCAACTCTATTCTCCTTTGGGGTTATGTACTTTCTAATCTCCTCGGTGATGAAAAAATTGATCAAAGGATCCTCCTTCACTGTGGAGTTCATCCCTTCAGCCTTTGGAACCCGAATCTGCCTCAGAGCAACATTGGCAATATGAAGAGGCCTAACTATTTGATCCTCCAAAAACTTCTTCTCCAACAAGGTACCCTTGTTTTTCTCCATTTCTTGCACTTTTGACTCAAGCTTGCCCTGCAATCCTTCCAGCATGTCTATCACTTCTCCAATTCTCTCAGAGAGTGATTTGACATCAAAGCCATCAGAAACGTCCCCCACATTGTAGAAATGGTGGCATATGTCTTCATTGTGGAGGAAAAACCCTGCAGAGTAGAATCTAGTGAGACTCAAAATGCTTACCAAGATTACCAACCCTCCCAAAATCATCTGTACCCAACCCATTATTCTGGCAAGCCTGCATTTGGGAAGACATGATCTCCCCATGATGAAAAATAGTCGGACGGTGGATACTATATATTGATCAAACAAAT encodes:
- the LOC114174314 gene encoding uncharacterized protein LOC114174314, translating into MGRSCLPKCRLARIMGWVQMILGGLVILVSILSLTRFYSAGFFLHNEDICHHFYNVGDVSDGFDVKSLSERIGEVIDMLEGLQGKLESKVQEMEKNKGTLLEKKFLEDQIVRPLHIANVALRQIRVPKAEGMNSTVKEDPLINFFITEEIRKYITPKENRVGKMNLYGTDKVYNTIGHACVLYKKELEKYMDYDIGSYCDDDWNLGQKLMLNGCDPLPRRRCLTRASKEYQRPYPMNESLWRLPDGRNVRWGNYQCRNFECLSSNNPKRGYSKCSGCFEMEKEKLKWVANSSLLVDFLISEVLAIKPGEVRIGLDYGIGTGTFAARMREQNVTIVSTALNLGAPFSEMIALRGLVPLYVTLNQRLPFFDNTMDLVHTHGFMDGWIDLLLLDFILYDWDRILRPGGLLWIDRFFCNRKDLDDYMYMFLQLRYKKHKWVLSPKSKDEIYLSALLEKPPRAI